Genomic DNA from Solibacillus sp. FSL R7-0668:
ATTTAAATACGAATAGAGGTGTGTACAATGATTGAAGTGAAAAATTTGGCGAAAGCATTTGGCATATCAAAAGTTCTACAGGATATTTCCTTTTCGGTAGAAAAAAATGAAGTGATTGCCATTCTTGGTCCCTCTGGTTCTGGAAAAAGTACGTTACTTAGAAGCTTAGTCAATTTAGAGCGTATTGATTTTGGTGATATTATCATTGATGGACAGGCTTTAGTGAAGAATGGGGCATATGCAACACCTCAAACGAGGAAACAAATCACAGCTAAAATGGGGATGGTATTTCAAAATTTTAATTTGTTTCCTCATTTAACAGTGCGTGAAAATCTAGAATTAACTCCGAAGCAATTGAAATTATTCTCAAAAGAGGAGATTCAAAGACAAAGTGAAGAGCTTCTAACAAAGGTAGGATTAATAGAAAAGGCGAACGAATATCCAGCAAAGCTATCGGGTGGGCAAAAACAGCGCGTAGCGATTGCAAGAGCGTTAATGTTAAAGCCCAAAATTTTGCTGTTTGATGAGCCGACATCAGCCCTTGATCCTGAATTAACAGGAGAGGTATTAAAGGTTATGAAAGAATTAGCGCAGGAAAATATGACAATGCTTGTTGTGACCCATGAAATGGGCTTTGCAAAAGAAGTAGCTGACCGTATTGTATTTATGGATAGTGGTGAGATTATTGAAAGTGGTTCACCAAGGGAATTTTTTAGTAATCCTCAAAGTAGAAGAGCTCAATTATTTTTGCAAAACCACTTAAAGTAGAAAAACAACTATGACTGAAGTTTATTGAAAGTCATAAAAACAGTATAACCAATGTTTATAGAAGAGTTTTAAAATTCCAGAAAACCAGCGGTCCTAAGCCTTTTTGTATTTACCTAAACTTTTATTTAAAAATATTTACTAATAAACCAGATGAAACAGCATGTCATAAATGCTGCTATATCTGGTTTAAATTTTGCATATCTTTTTCCTATATCTTCAATC
This window encodes:
- a CDS encoding amino acid ABC transporter ATP-binding protein; this translates as MIEVKNLAKAFGISKVLQDISFSVEKNEVIAILGPSGSGKSTLLRSLVNLERIDFGDIIIDGQALVKNGAYATPQTRKQITAKMGMVFQNFNLFPHLTVRENLELTPKQLKLFSKEEIQRQSEELLTKVGLIEKANEYPAKLSGGQKQRVAIARALMLKPKILLFDEPTSALDPELTGEVLKVMKELAQENMTMLVVTHEMGFAKEVADRIVFMDSGEIIESGSPREFFSNPQSRRAQLFLQNHLK